GTGGCGGGGCGACTCCGGGTCCGGCTCGAACTTGAGCCGCAGCTGGCGCACGAAGTTGTCCACCGTGCGCGCGCTGCCCTCGTAGTCGAAGCCCCAGGCGCCCGACAGCAGCTCCTCGCGGGAGAAGGTCCGCCCCGGGTGGGCCAGGAAGTGGGTGAGCAGCTTGAACTCCTGCGCCGTCAGCTCCACGGCCTTGCCGGCGCGCGCCACCGTCTTGCCCACCATGTCCACCTCCACGTCCCCGAAGGTCACCGGGGGCGCGCCGGAGACGGGGTGCCGGCGGCGCAGCACGGCCTTGATGCGCGCCATCAGCTCCTGCAGCCCGAAGGGCTTCACCACGTAGTCATCCGCCCCCAGGTTGAGGCCGAGAATCTTGTCCGTCTCCATGCCCTTGGCGGAGAGCATCACCACGGCGGTGTCCCGGCCCCGCTGGCGCAGCTCCTTGAGGACATCGAAGCCGTTGAGTTCCGGCAGCATGATGTCCAGGACGATGAGGTCCGGCGCCTCGTCGAGCGCCTTGGCGAGCCCCACGCGCCCGTCCTGGGCCTGGAGCACCTCGTAGCCCTCGAT
This window of the Stigmatella erecta genome carries:
- a CDS encoding response regulator transcription factor; translation: MSGKVQRILVVEDDLSILTGLSINLRIEGYEVLQAQDGRVGLAKALDEAPDLIVLDIMLPELNGFDVLKELRQRGRDTAVVMLSAKGMETDKILGLNLGADDYVVKPFGLQELMARIKAVLRRRHPVSGAPPVTFGDVEVDMVGKTVARAGKAVELTAQEFKLLTHFLAHPGRTFSREELLSGAWGFDYEGSARTVDNFVRQLRLKFEPDPESPRHFLTIRGLGYRFDR